A section of the Carya illinoinensis cultivar Pawnee chromosome 12, C.illinoinensisPawnee_v1, whole genome shotgun sequence genome encodes:
- the LOC122289802 gene encoding proton pump-interactor 1-like: MAVEVVGFEMVQGPVGTVTEGGTNVLHEKENGKLDQGPGLNEPIKFGSHGDEPIKGEGNGISDANFPKDAVDEWPAPKQIHYFYFVRCRSYDDPKIKAKIDQADKEIQRKNQARFQITEALKAKRLDRAELISQIRALKDESRQFKAILDEKRKEIEPLQQALGKLRNTNSVGRGNGLCSSEEELNDFIHGLQYRIQHESIPLSEEKQLLREIKQLEATREKVVANAAMRAKIQDSLGQREDIQDQVKLIGGDLDGVRKEKQVLQTKIKQIEDTLKAVDDGINSLSEELQAVMQKRDKAYESIHQLRKQRDEGNACFYQSRTALNKARELAAKKDIKALEELSHSEVENFLSLWNSDKAFREDYEKRILPSLDSRQLSGDGRMRNPDEKPLVVLEEPTYSVTQTVAKASAKELKEDFKSTSQVTLPTQKAQKETKNKATHPKSTLEYNKVEDREIPGLEELPKDIPAKDNEVDAAKLKEMKREQEIAKAKQAIERKKKKVEKAAVKAAIRAQKEVEKKLKEREKKAKKKASASALAIDPEEPPMEVVSEDAEQEKIDEILEAPVAAKQKVQMEKVQKGNSIRPRNRSKGPDSVPKVFLKRKKSTNYWIWAAPAAAVLVVLFLVLGYYYLF; the protein is encoded by the exons ATGGCTGTCGAGGTTGTGGGGTTTGAGATGGTCCAAGGACCAGTGGGGACTGTAACTGAAGGAGGCACTAATGTTTTGCATGAAAAGGAGAATGGCAAATTGGATCAGGGGCCAGGGCTTAACGAGCCCATAAAATTTGGTTCACATGGAGATGAACCAATTAAAGGAGAAGGAAATGGTATTTCTGATGCCAACTTCCCAAAGGATGCAGTTGACGAGTGGCCTGCACCTAAGCAGatccattatttttattttgtcagATGCCGATCATATGATGACCCAAAAATAAAAGCCAAGATTGATCAGGCGGACAAAGAGATTCAGAGGAAAAACCAAGCACGCTTTCAGATCACTGAAGCGCTAAAGGCAAAACGG TTGGATCGAGCAGAGTTGATTTCTCAGATTAGAGCTTTGAAAGATGAGAGCCGGCAGTTTAAGGCAATCTTGgatgagaaaagaaaggagattgAACCTTTGCAACAAGCTCTTGGGAAGCTGCGCAATACAAACAGTGTCGGTCGGGGCAATGGTTTATGTTCATCTGAGGAAGAGCTTAAtgatttt ATCCATGGTTTGCAGTACCGCATACAACATGAGAGCATTCCGTTGTCTGAGGAAAAACAACTCCTTAGAGAAATCAAACAACTAGAGGCTACAAGGGAAAAAGTAGTTGCAAATGCTGCTATGAGAGCAAAGATACAAGATTCATTGGGTCAGAGAGAAGACATTCAAGACCAGGTTAAA CTCATAGGTGGTGATTTGGATGGAGTAAGAAAGGAGAAACAAGTACTTCAGACCAAAATTAAGCAAATTGAAGACACACTAAAGGCAGTGGACGATGGTATTAATTCTTTATCGGAGGAGCTACAAGCTGTCATGCAAAAGAGGGACAAGGCATATGAAAGCATTCACCAACTCAGAAAACAACGTGATGAAGGG aATGCCTGCTTTTACCAAAGCCGTACAGCCTTGAACAAAGCACGGGAGCTTGCTGCAAAGAAAGATATTAAGGCTCTTGAGGAACTTTCACATTCAGAG GTTGAAAATTTTTTGTCCCTATGGAACAGTGACAAGGCTTTTAGGGAGGATTATGAGAAAAGAATTTTGCCATCTTTAGATAGTAGACAATTGAGTGGGGATGGACGGATGAGGAACCCAGATGAGAAGCCTTTGGTGGTGTTGGAAGAACCAACATATTCCGTGACACAGACAGTGGCAAAAGCTAGTGCCAAAGAATTAAAGGAAGATTTCAAATCAACTTCACAGGTTACTTTGCCCACCCAAAAAGCCCagaaggaaacaaaaaataaagcaacACATCCAAAATCCACCTTGGAGTATAATAAAGTAGAAGACAGAGAGATCCCTGGGTTAGAAGAGCTGCCAAAGGACATTCCTGCCAAAGACAATGAAGTTGATGCAGCAAAGTTGAAAGAGATGAAAAGAGAACAGGAAATTGCGAAAGCCAAACAGGCgatagaaaggaaaaagaagaaggtgGAGAAAGCCGCAGTCAAAGCAGCTATAAGAGCTCAAAAGGAAGTCGAAAAGAAGCTCAag GAGCGTGAGaagaaagcaaagaagaagGCGTCAGCGTCTGCACTTGCTATTGACCCAGAAGAACCACCTATGGAAGTTGTGTCAGAGGATGCTGAACAAGAAAAGATAGATGAAATATTAGAAGCTCCAGTTGCAGCAAAGCAGAAGGTACAAATGGAGAAGGTTCAAAAGGGCAATAGTATCAGACCCAGGAACAGATCCAAAGGCCCAGATTCTGTACCAAAAGTCTTCCTGAAACGGAAAAAGTCGACCAACTACTGGATATGGGCTGCTCCTGCTGCTGCTGTGTTGGTTGTGCTGTTTCTAGTGCTTGGATACTACTATCTTTTCTAA
- the LOC122290138 gene encoding protein GRIM REAPER — protein sequence MACTLLKLTTILSLIMPLIITFLALNSQLAFSNDIEEDDDDQYVLDSPLMSSINLRSSRSRFLASVIKKGARCHPITNNVCNGIPANNGTSLLYCCKKHCRNILGDRNNCGQCGRKCKQGQRCCNRICTDITHNENHCGKCNKKCAKGINCDQGFCGYA from the coding sequence ATGGCTTGCACTCTCCTCAAGCTCACGACCATTCTCTCCCTAATCATGCCTCTGATTATAACATTCCTAGCTCTGAACTCTCAGTTAGCTTTCTCAAATGATATCGAAGAAGACGATGATGATCAGTACGTACTCGACTCTCCATTAATGTCCAGTATTAATCTCAGATCATCGAGAAGCAGGTTCTTGGCCAGCGTGATAAAGAAAGGTGCTCGGTGTCATCCCATCACAAATAATGTGTGCAATGGAATACCAGCAAACAACGGGACCAGCCTGCTCTACTGCTGCAAGAAGCATTGCCGGAACATTCTTGGCGATCGGAACAACTGCGGACAATGTGGGAGAAAGTGCAAACAAGGACAACGTTGCTGCAATAGGATCTGTACCGATATTACTCACAATGAGAATCATTGTGGTAAATGCAATAAGAAGTGTGCGAAAGGCATAAATTGCGACCAGGGATTTTGTGGGTATGCTTGA